In Streptomyces seoulensis, the following are encoded in one genomic region:
- the thiD gene encoding bifunctional hydroxymethylpyrimidine kinase/phosphomethylpyrimidine kinase, protein MRPAGQAPPRVLTVAGSDSGGGAGIQADLKTMLALGVHGMSVITAVTAQNSLGVQGAWELPVEAVRAQYRSVVDDIGVQAVKTGMLASAELVEAVAELISTTDAPVVVDPVGVSKHGDPLLAASALDSVRTRLLPVATVATPNLDEVVQLTGFEVASEADLRPAAEAVLAYGPRWVLIKGGHLPGEAVDLLTDGDQEFRLRAPRHDNRHTHGTGCTLASAVASGLAKGLPVPEAVTAAKEYVTGAIAHGFALGAGIGPVDHGWRS, encoded by the coding sequence GTGAGGCCCGCCGGGCAGGCGCCGCCGCGCGTCCTGACCGTGGCCGGCTCGGACTCCGGCGGCGGGGCGGGCATCCAGGCCGACCTGAAGACGATGCTGGCGCTGGGTGTGCACGGGATGAGCGTGATCACCGCCGTGACCGCGCAGAACTCGCTCGGGGTGCAGGGCGCCTGGGAGCTGCCGGTGGAGGCGGTGCGTGCGCAGTACCGCAGCGTGGTGGACGACATCGGCGTCCAGGCCGTGAAGACCGGGATGCTGGCCTCGGCGGAACTGGTCGAGGCGGTCGCGGAGTTGATCTCCACCACCGACGCCCCCGTGGTGGTGGACCCGGTGGGCGTCTCCAAGCACGGCGACCCCCTGCTCGCCGCCTCCGCGCTGGACTCGGTGCGCACCCGGCTCCTCCCGGTGGCGACCGTGGCCACCCCGAACCTGGACGAAGTGGTCCAACTCACAGGATTCGAGGTCGCCTCGGAGGCCGATCTGCGCCCGGCGGCGGAGGCCGTACTGGCCTACGGGCCCCGATGGGTGCTGATCAAGGGCGGGCATCTCCCCGGCGAGGCCGTGGACCTGCTCACCGACGGTGACCAGGAGTTCCGGCTGCGCGCCCCGCGCCACGACAACCGGCACACCCACGGCACCGGCTGCACGCTGGCCTCCGCCGTCGCCTCAGGGCTGGCGAAGGGCCTGCCCGTCCCGGAGGCGGTCACGGCGGCCAAGGAGTACGTCACCGGGGCGATCGCCCATGGATTCGCGCTGGGCGCCGGGATCGGGCCCGTCGACCACGGATGGCGCTCTTGA
- a CDS encoding YceD family protein, which yields MASNARLDHRNPLVIDTHELGRRPGAMQRLTREVDAPRDLGIEGVVGVPEGAPLELDLRLESVMEGVLVTGTARASAKGECVRCLEPVGLELEADFQEMFSYPDADDRGRVIAEPGDDAEDDEDRQYIEDGLIDLEPLLRDAVVLALPMQPVCQDDCQGLCSACGARLTDDPDHHHDAVDIRWAALQGLADTMSDGEKDEMSGDVPRSARADEKQEK from the coding sequence ATGGCTTCCAACGCACGTCTCGACCACCGCAACCCTCTCGTGATCGACACCCACGAGCTGGGCCGGCGGCCTGGTGCGATGCAGCGCCTGACCCGTGAGGTCGACGCCCCCCGGGACCTCGGTATCGAGGGCGTCGTCGGAGTGCCGGAAGGCGCCCCGCTCGAGCTGGACCTCCGTCTGGAGTCGGTCATGGAAGGGGTGCTTGTCACAGGCACCGCCCGTGCATCGGCGAAGGGGGAGTGCGTAAGGTGTCTGGAGCCGGTCGGGCTGGAGCTCGAAGCGGACTTCCAGGAAATGTTCTCGTACCCTGACGCCGACGACCGTGGCCGCGTGATCGCGGAACCGGGCGACGACGCCGAGGACGACGAGGACAGGCAGTACATCGAGGACGGCTTGATCGACCTCGAACCTCTGCTGCGGGATGCGGTGGTGCTCGCACTGCCGATGCAGCCGGTGTGCCAGGACGACTGTCAGGGCCTGTGTTCCGCGTGCGGAGCACGGCTCACGGACGACCCGGACCACCATCACGACGCCGTCGACATTCGTTGGGCGGCATTGCAGGGACTCGCCGACACCATGTCGGACGGCGAGAAGGACGAGATGAGCGGCGACGTGCCTCGATCAGCACGTGCCGACGAGAAGCAGGAGAAGTAG
- the rsmD gene encoding 16S rRNA (guanine(966)-N(2))-methyltransferase RsmD → MTRVIAGTAGGRRLSVPPGTGTRPTSDRAREALFSTWQSLLGAPLNGERVLDLYAGSGAVGLEALSRGAAHALLVEADARAARTVRDNVRTLGLPGAEVRAGKAEQVIRTAPPATPYDLAFLDPPYAVSDDDLREILLTLRSGGWLTEEALVTVERSTRGGEFHWPEGFEPIRSRRYGEGTFWYGRAASPCEDAR, encoded by the coding sequence ATGACCCGCGTGATCGCCGGCACAGCAGGCGGACGGCGCCTCTCCGTGCCACCCGGCACAGGAACCCGGCCCACATCCGACCGCGCACGCGAAGCCCTCTTCTCCACCTGGCAGTCCCTCCTCGGCGCCCCCCTCAACGGCGAACGAGTCCTCGACCTCTACGCCGGCTCAGGCGCCGTCGGCCTGGAGGCACTGAGCCGCGGCGCCGCCCACGCCCTCCTCGTGGAGGCCGACGCCCGCGCCGCGCGAACCGTCCGCGACAACGTCCGCACCCTCGGCCTCCCCGGCGCCGAAGTGCGGGCGGGCAAAGCGGAACAAGTCATCCGTACCGCACCCCCCGCCACCCCCTACGACCTGGCCTTCCTCGACCCCCCGTACGCCGTCTCCGACGACGATCTCCGCGAGATCCTCCTCACACTCCGCTCCGGGGGCTGGCTGACCGAAGAAGCCCTCGTCACCGTGGAGCGCAGCACCCGAGGGGGCGAATTCCACTGGCCGGAGGGGTTCGAGCCGATCCGGTCCCGTCGTTACGGCGAGGGAACGTTTTGGTACGGTCGCGCCGCCTCACCGTGCGAAGACGCACGATGA
- the coaD gene encoding pantetheine-phosphate adenylyltransferase, translating to MRRAVCPGSFDPITNGHLDIIARASRLYDEVFVAVMINTSKKGLFDVDERIGLIREVTAEYANVRVEAHHGLLVDFCKDRDIPAIVKGLRAVSDFDYELQMAQMNNGLTGVETLFVPTNPTYSFLSSSLVKEVAAWGGDVSHLVPPQVLAALGDRLRKD from the coding sequence GTGCGCCGCGCCGTCTGTCCCGGATCGTTCGACCCGATCACCAACGGACATCTCGACATCATCGCCCGCGCCTCCCGCCTGTACGACGAGGTGTTCGTCGCGGTGATGATCAACACCTCCAAGAAGGGCCTGTTCGACGTGGACGAGCGGATCGGCCTGATCCGCGAGGTCACCGCCGAGTACGCCAACGTCCGCGTCGAGGCCCACCACGGCCTCCTCGTCGACTTCTGCAAGGACCGCGACATCCCCGCCATCGTCAAGGGCCTGCGCGCGGTGAGCGACTTCGACTACGAGCTGCAGATGGCCCAGATGAACAACGGCCTCACCGGCGTCGAGACGCTGTTCGTGCCCACCAACCCCACCTACAGCTTCCTCTCCTCCTCCCTGGTCAAGGAGGTCGCGGCCTGGGGCGGCGACGTCTCCCACCTGGTGCCCCCGCAGGTGCTCGCGGCGCTCGGCGACCGGCTCCGCAAGGACTGA
- the recG gene encoding ATP-dependent DNA helicase RecG — protein sequence MDLVPALREPLKKVLGPATAKVMAENLGLHTVGDLLHHYPRRYEERGQLTHLADLPMDEHVTVVAQVADARLHSFASSRAPRGKGQRLEVTITDGSGRLQLVFFGNGVHKPHKELLPGTRAMFSGKVSVFNRRLQLAHPAYELLDKDAEDGDEAVESWAGSLIPIYPATAKLESWKIGKAVQTVLPSVQEAVDPLPGSLREGRGLVELPEALIKIHRPATKADIADARARLKWDEAFVLQVALARRRYADTQLPAVPRRPLADGLLTAFDARLPFTLTEGQQRVTAEIFADLATSHPMHRLLQGEVGSGKTMVALRAMLAVVDAGGQAAMLAPTEVLAQQHHRSVTEMMGELAEGGMLGGSEHGTKVVLLTGSMGAAARRQALLDIVTGEAGIVIGTHALIEDKVQFHDLGLVVVDEQHRFGVEQRDALRGKGKQPPHLLVMTATPIPRTVAMTVFGDLETSVLDQLPAGRSPIATHVVPAADKPHFLARAWERVREEVENGHQAYVVCPRIGDEDESAAEKKATEGDKRPPLAVLDIADQLARGPLKGLKVEVLHGRMHPDDKDAVMRRFAAGETDVLVATTVIEVGVNVPNATAMVIMDADRFGVSQLHQLRGRVGRGSAPGLCLLVSEMPEASPARQRLNAVASTLDGFELSRIDLEQRREGDVLGQAQSGARTSLRVLEVIEDEEIIAEAREEATAVVAADPELAQLPGLRTALEALLDEEREQYLEKG from the coding sequence ATGGATCTCGTGCCCGCACTGCGAGAACCCCTGAAGAAGGTGCTCGGTCCCGCCACCGCGAAGGTGATGGCCGAGAACCTCGGCCTGCACACCGTCGGCGACCTCCTGCACCACTACCCCCGCCGGTACGAGGAGCGCGGCCAGCTCACCCACCTCGCCGACCTGCCCATGGACGAGCACGTCACCGTGGTCGCCCAGGTCGCCGACGCCCGGCTGCACAGCTTCGCCTCCTCGCGCGCCCCGCGCGGCAAGGGCCAGCGGCTGGAGGTCACCATCACCGACGGCAGCGGCCGACTCCAACTGGTCTTCTTCGGCAACGGCGTGCACAAGCCGCACAAGGAACTGCTGCCCGGCACCCGCGCGATGTTCTCCGGCAAGGTCTCCGTCTTCAACCGCCGCCTCCAACTCGCGCACCCCGCCTACGAATTGCTGGACAAGGACGCCGAGGACGGCGACGAGGCCGTGGAGAGCTGGGCCGGCTCCCTCATCCCGATCTACCCCGCCACCGCCAAGCTGGAGTCCTGGAAGATCGGCAAGGCGGTGCAGACCGTGCTGCCCAGCGTCCAGGAGGCCGTCGACCCGCTCCCCGGCTCGCTGCGCGAGGGACGCGGCCTGGTCGAGCTGCCCGAGGCCCTGATCAAGATCCACCGCCCCGCCACCAAGGCCGACATCGCCGACGCCCGCGCCCGCCTCAAGTGGGACGAGGCGTTCGTCCTGCAGGTCGCCCTCGCCCGCCGCCGCTACGCCGACACCCAGCTCCCCGCCGTCCCGCGCCGCCCCCTCGCCGACGGCCTCCTCACCGCCTTCGACGCCCGCCTCCCCTTCACCCTCACCGAAGGCCAGCAACGCGTCACCGCCGAGATCTTCGCCGACCTCGCCACCTCACACCCGATGCACCGGCTGCTCCAGGGAGAGGTGGGGTCGGGCAAGACGATGGTGGCGCTGCGGGCCATGCTCGCCGTCGTCGACGCCGGGGGGCAGGCGGCGATGCTCGCGCCGACCGAGGTGCTCGCCCAGCAGCATCACCGGTCCGTCACCGAGATGATGGGGGAGCTGGCCGAGGGGGGCATGCTGGGCGGGTCGGAGCACGGGACCAAGGTGGTGCTGCTGACCGGGTCGATGGGCGCGGCCGCGCGCAGGCAGGCGCTCCTGGACATCGTCACCGGTGAGGCGGGGATCGTCATCGGCACCCATGCCCTCATCGAGGACAAGGTCCAGTTCCACGACCTCGGCCTGGTCGTCGTGGACGAACAGCACCGCTTCGGCGTCGAGCAGCGCGACGCCCTGCGCGGCAAGGGCAAGCAGCCCCCGCACCTGCTCGTCATGACGGCCACCCCGATCCCGCGCACGGTCGCGATGACGGTCTTCGGCGACCTGGAGACCTCGGTCCTGGACCAGCTCCCGGCCGGCCGCTCCCCGATCGCCACCCATGTCGTCCCGGCCGCCGACAAGCCCCACTTCCTCGCCCGCGCCTGGGAACGCGTCCGCGAGGAGGTGGAGAACGGCCACCAGGCGTACGTCGTCTGCCCCCGCATCGGCGACGAGGACGAGAGCGCCGCCGAGAAGAAGGCCACCGAGGGCGACAAACGGCCCCCGCTCGCCGTCCTCGACATCGCCGACCAGCTCGCCCGGGGCCCGCTGAAGGGCCTCAAGGTCGAGGTGCTGCACGGCAGGATGCACCCCGACGACAAGGACGCCGTGATGCGCCGCTTCGCCGCCGGGGAGACGGACGTCCTGGTCGCCACCACGGTCATCGAGGTCGGCGTCAACGTCCCCAACGCCACCGCGATGGTCATCATGGACGCCGACCGCTTCGGCGTCTCCCAGCTCCACCAGCTGCGCGGCCGCGTCGGCCGTGGCTCCGCCCCCGGCCTCTGCCTGCTGGTCAGCGAGATGCCCGAGGCCAGCCCCGCCCGCCAGCGCCTGAACGCCGTCGCCTCCACCCTCGACGGCTTCGAACTCTCCCGCATCGACCTCGAACAACGCCGCGAGGGCGACGTCCTCGGCCAGGCCCAGTCCGGCGCCCGCACCAGCCTCCGCGTCCTGGAGGTCATCGAGGACGAGGAAATCATCGCGGAGGCAAGAGAAGAAGCGACGGCGGTGGTAGCGGCGGACCCGGAGCTGGCCCAGCTCCCGGGCCTACGCACAGCCCTGGAAGCCCTCTTGGACGAGGAGAGAGAGCAGTACCTGGAAAAGGGCTGA
- the mutM gene encoding bifunctional DNA-formamidopyrimidine glycosylase/DNA-(apurinic or apyrimidinic site) lyase, whose translation MPELPEVEVVRRGLERWVGGRTVAEAEVLHPRAVRRHLAGADDFAHRLKGHRFGTPSRRGKYLWLPLADTGQSVLAHLGMSGQLLVQPHAAPDEKHLRVRVRFADELGTELRFVDQRTFGGLSLHDNTPEGLPDVIAHIARDPLDPVFDDEVFHQALRRKRTTIKRALLDQSLISGVGNIYADEALWRSRLHYERPTATFTRPVTAELLGHVRDVMNAALDVGGTSFDSLYVNVNGESGYFDRSLDAYGREGLPCRRCGTPMLRRPWMNRSSYFCPKCQRAPRVSS comes from the coding sequence ATGCCCGAGTTGCCCGAGGTCGAGGTCGTCCGGCGGGGTCTTGAGCGGTGGGTCGGCGGGCGTACCGTCGCCGAGGCCGAGGTGCTGCATCCGCGTGCGGTGCGGCGGCATCTCGCGGGGGCCGACGACTTCGCGCACCGGCTGAAGGGGCACCGGTTCGGGACGCCCAGCCGGCGCGGCAAGTACCTGTGGCTGCCGCTCGCCGACACCGGGCAGTCCGTCCTCGCCCACCTCGGGATGAGCGGCCAGCTGCTGGTGCAGCCGCACGCGGCGCCGGACGAGAAGCATCTGCGGGTACGGGTCCGGTTCGCCGACGAGCTGGGCACCGAGCTGCGTTTCGTGGACCAGCGCACCTTCGGCGGGCTCTCGCTGCACGACAACACCCCCGAGGGCCTGCCGGACGTGATCGCGCACATCGCCCGCGACCCGCTGGACCCGGTCTTCGACGACGAGGTGTTCCACCAGGCCCTGCGGCGCAAGCGCACCACGATCAAGCGGGCCCTGCTGGACCAGTCCCTGATCAGCGGCGTCGGCAACATCTACGCGGACGAGGCGCTCTGGCGCTCCCGCCTGCACTACGAGCGCCCCACGGCCACCTTCACCCGCCCGGTCACCGCCGAACTCCTCGGCCACGTACGGGACGTGATGAACGCGGCCCTGGACGTCGGCGGCACCAGCTTCGACAGCCTGTACGTCAACGTCAACGGCGAGTCCGGCTACTTCGACCGCTCCCTGGACGCCTACGGCCGCGAGGGCCTGCCCTGCCGCCGCTGCGGTACGCCGATGCTGCGGCGCCCGTGGATGAACCGGTCCAGCTACTTCTGCCCGAAGTGTCAGCGGGCGCCGCGCGTCTCGTCGTAG
- the rpmB gene encoding 50S ribosomal protein L28: MAANCDVCGKGPGFGNNISHSHRRTPRRWNPNIQRVRTVVGGTPKRVNACTSCIKAGKVSR; the protein is encoded by the coding sequence GTGGCTGCCAACTGCGACGTCTGCGGCAAGGGGCCGGGCTTCGGCAACAACATCTCGCACTCGCACCGCCGTACGCCCCGTCGCTGGAACCCGAACATCCAGCGCGTTCGTACTGTGGTCGGCGGGACGCCGAAGCGCGTGAACGCTTGCACCTCGTGCATCAAGGCCGGCAAGGTCTCGCGCTGA
- a CDS encoding HSP90 family protein, with protein MDSQNSQSSPAFEPSPPHTFQVDLRGLVDLLSQHLYSSPKVYLRELLQNAVDAVTARRAEEPGAPARVRLFPDGRGGLRVEDSGIGLTEADVHTLLATIGRSSKRAEGLEETRSGFLGRFGIGLLACFVVAERIRVVSRSARTPGAPPVEWTAADDGSYTVRVLPEAAHPEPGTTVHLVARPGAGEWLAPARVRTLARDFGSLLPYDVRVDDEPVTDLPAPWDRPWPGPVERRAGLEAHCRELFGFTPLDAIPLDVPLAGVRGVAYVLPSAVSPAQRATHRVHLKGMLLTERAEQLLPDWAFFVRCVLDTDTLRPTASREALYEDETLAGVRETLGERVRDWLTGLAAGDPERLSAFLAVHHLGVRALARHDTEMLRVMLPWLPFETSDGELSLEEFARRHPVVHFTRSVEEFRQVAPIAAAQGVGVVNGGYTYDSELVEALPSVRPGTVVAELDADTVTAHLDSVDPAAELALSGFLAAARAALDPLDCDVVLRAFHPVSVPALHLDDRSARHERARAEAEERADDLWAGILGSLRGTAPRARLVLNHLNPLIRRVGSLTDPELTGTAAEALYGQALLLAHRPLRPADSALVNRAFAGLLDRATLGEGEGR; from the coding sequence ATGGACTCCCAGAACTCCCAGTCATCCCCGGCCTTCGAGCCGTCCCCTCCGCACACCTTCCAGGTCGACCTGCGCGGTCTGGTGGACCTGCTCTCCCAGCACCTGTACTCCAGCCCCAAGGTCTATCTGCGCGAGCTGCTCCAGAACGCCGTGGACGCCGTCACCGCCCGCAGGGCGGAGGAGCCCGGCGCCCCGGCGCGGGTGCGGCTCTTCCCGGACGGGCGGGGCGGGCTGAGGGTGGAGGACAGCGGGATCGGGCTCACCGAGGCGGACGTGCACACCCTGCTGGCGACCATCGGCCGCAGCTCCAAGCGGGCGGAGGGGCTGGAGGAGACCCGCTCGGGGTTCCTCGGCCGGTTCGGCATCGGCCTGCTGGCCTGCTTCGTGGTCGCCGAGCGCATCCGCGTGGTCAGCCGCAGCGCCCGTACGCCCGGCGCCCCGCCGGTGGAGTGGACGGCCGCCGACGACGGCTCGTACACCGTCCGCGTCCTCCCCGAGGCGGCGCACCCGGAGCCGGGTACGACCGTGCACCTGGTGGCGCGGCCGGGGGCCGGCGAGTGGCTGGCGCCCGCGCGGGTGCGCACCCTGGCGCGGGACTTCGGCTCGCTGCTGCCGTACGACGTACGGGTGGACGACGAGCCCGTCACCGATCTCCCGGCGCCCTGGGACCGCCCCTGGCCGGGCCCGGTGGAGCGGCGGGCGGGGCTGGAGGCGCACTGCCGGGAGCTGTTCGGCTTCACCCCGCTGGACGCGATCCCCCTGGACGTGCCGCTGGCCGGGGTGCGCGGGGTGGCGTACGTGCTCCCCTCGGCGGTGAGCCCGGCGCAGCGGGCCACGCACCGGGTGCATCTGAAGGGCATGCTGCTCACCGAGCGCGCCGAACAGCTCCTGCCGGACTGGGCGTTCTTCGTGCGCTGCGTGCTGGACACGGACACCCTGCGGCCCACCGCGTCGCGCGAGGCGCTGTACGAGGACGAGACGCTGGCCGGGGTGCGCGAGACGCTGGGCGAGCGGGTGCGGGACTGGCTGACGGGGCTCGCGGCGGGTGACCCGGAGCGGCTGTCGGCGTTCCTGGCGGTGCACCATCTCGGGGTGCGGGCGCTGGCCCGGCACGACACGGAGATGCTGCGGGTCATGCTGCCGTGGCTGCCGTTCGAGACCAGTGACGGGGAGCTGTCGCTGGAGGAGTTCGCGCGGCGGCACCCGGTGGTGCACTTCACCCGGAGCGTCGAGGAGTTCCGGCAGGTCGCGCCGATCGCCGCCGCGCAGGGCGTCGGGGTGGTGAACGGGGGTTACACCTACGACAGCGAGCTGGTGGAGGCGCTGCCGTCGGTGCGGCCGGGCACGGTGGTGGCGGAGCTGGACGCGGACACGGTGACCGCGCACCTGGACTCGGTGGACCCGGCGGCGGAGCTGGCGCTGTCCGGCTTCCTGGCGGCCGCGCGGGCCGCGCTCGATCCGCTGGACTGCGATGTGGTGCTGCGTGCCTTCCACCCGGTGTCGGTGCCCGCGCTGCATCTGGACGACCGGTCGGCGCGGCACGAGCGGGCGCGGGCCGAGGCGGAGGAGCGGGCGGACGACCTGTGGGCGGGCATCCTGGGCTCGCTGCGCGGCACCGCGCCACGCGCCCGGCTGGTGCTGAACCATCTCAACCCGCTGATCCGGCGCGTCGGTTCGCTGACCGACCCGGAGCTGACGGGCACGGCGGCCGAGGCGCTGTACGGGCAGGCGCTGCTGCTGGCGCACCGCCCGCTGCGGCCGGCCGACTCGGCGTTGGTGAACCGGGCGTTCGCCGGGCTGCTGGACCGGGCGACGCTCGGGGAGGGTGAGGGACGATGA
- the rnc gene encoding ribonuclease III: MRGTVSTAKKVEDAEANASRRRGNGKAENMASSHTLLEGRLGYHVESALLVRALTHRSYAYENGGLPTNERLEFLGDSVLGLVVTDTLYRIHPDLPEGQLAKLRAAVVNSRALAEVGRGLDLGSFIRLGRGEEGTGGRDKASILADTLEAVIGAVYLDQGLDAASELVHRLFDPLIEKSSNLGAGLDWKTSLQELTAMEGLGVPEYLVTETGPDHEKTFTAAARVGGVSYGTGTGRSKKEAEQQAAESAWRAIKAAADERAKTAKAVEAEAAPDDAPSSATA; the protein is encoded by the coding sequence GTGAGAGGCACTGTGTCCACTGCCAAGAAGGTGGAAGACGCCGAAGCCAACGCTTCCCGCCGACGCGGGAACGGCAAGGCGGAGAACATGGCCTCGTCCCACACGCTTCTGGAAGGGCGGCTCGGCTATCACGTCGAGTCCGCCCTTCTGGTGCGTGCGCTGACCCACCGTTCCTACGCGTACGAGAACGGCGGTCTGCCGACGAACGAGCGGCTGGAGTTCCTCGGGGACTCCGTGCTCGGTCTCGTCGTCACGGACACGCTGTACCGCATCCACCCCGACCTGCCCGAAGGCCAGCTGGCCAAGTTGCGGGCCGCGGTGGTCAACTCGCGTGCGCTGGCGGAGGTCGGCCGTGGCCTCGACCTGGGTTCCTTCATCCGGCTCGGCCGTGGTGAAGAGGGCACGGGCGGCCGGGACAAGGCGTCCATCCTCGCCGACACCCTGGAAGCGGTGATCGGCGCGGTCTATCTCGATCAGGGCCTCGACGCGGCGTCCGAGCTGGTCCACCGGCTCTTCGACCCGCTGATCGAGAAGTCCTCGAACCTCGGAGCCGGCCTGGACTGGAAGACCAGTCTCCAGGAGCTCACCGCGATGGAGGGGCTCGGCGTGCCCGAGTACCTGGTCACGGAGACCGGTCCCGACCACGAGAAGACCTTCACTGCTGCTGCCCGCGTCGGGGGCGTCTCGTACGGCACCGGCACCGGCCGCAGCAAGAAGGAGGCGGAGCAACAGGCCGCCGAGTCCGCCTGGCGGGCCATCAAGGCCGCCGCGGACGAGCGCGCCAAGACGGCGAAGGCCGTCGAGGCCGAGGCCGCCCCGGACGACGCACCGTCGTCCGCCACCGCCTGA
- the rpmF gene encoding 50S ribosomal protein L32 translates to MAVPKRKMSRSNTRHRRSQWKAAVPTLVACERCHEPKQQHIACPSCGTYNKRQVLEV, encoded by the coding sequence GTGGCTGTTCCGAAGCGGAAGATGTCGCGCAGCAACACGCGCCACCGCCGGTCGCAGTGGAAGGCTGCGGTCCCCACCCTGGTTGCGTGCGAGCGCTGCCACGAGCCCAAGCAGCAGCACATCGCGTGCCCGTCTTGCGGCACCTACAACAAGCGCCAGGTCCTCGAGGTCTGA
- a CDS encoding DAK2 domain-containing protein: protein MAQVPQTFLDALAVRTWCGLALRSLGRAREEIDAINVYPVADGDTGTNLYLTLESATAAVEAVFAGHEEGGREQSGPSFADALRAMAHGALIGARGNSGTILAQLLRGMSQVLTAGDVSHVDGTALRRALRRAADAAREAVAHPVEGTVLTVASAAADAADGAEGDCGTVVVAAYEGARAALAVTPRQLAVLGRAGVVDAGGRGLVTVLASLVEAVTGEAVPERTHDGSAGADVCPDVPEHAGEGGPAYEVIYLLEAGDAAVARLRERLDALGDSLVVVGGDGLWNVHVHVDDAGAAVEAGVEAGRPYRIRITHFALDDVHTGGERPPREPVQRAVVAVVPGEGLAGLYAEAGATTVLARPGEPPASGELAQALRRAHAREVVLLPNDAELRHTAAAAAEQVRAEGVRVALIPTRSAVQGIAALAVHEPERRFDEDVVQMTSAAGATRYAELLVAEHRSWTTAGICQAGDVLGLIDGDVAVIGPDLTGTAETVLDRMLQAGGELVTLVVGDDAPEAVADRLEARVRESYLAVDTVVYRGGRQGAPLLIGVE, encoded by the coding sequence GTGGCGCAGGTGCCGCAGACATTCCTCGATGCTCTCGCGGTGCGCACCTGGTGCGGTCTGGCGCTGCGCTCGCTGGGGCGGGCGCGCGAGGAGATCGACGCGATCAACGTCTATCCCGTCGCCGACGGGGACACCGGCACCAACCTCTATCTGACCCTGGAATCCGCGACGGCGGCCGTCGAAGCGGTGTTCGCCGGGCACGAGGAGGGCGGGCGCGAGCAGAGCGGTCCCTCCTTCGCGGACGCCCTGCGCGCGATGGCCCACGGCGCCCTGATCGGGGCGCGGGGCAACTCCGGCACGATCCTCGCCCAGCTCCTGCGGGGCATGTCCCAGGTGCTCACCGCGGGTGACGTGTCTCACGTCGACGGCACCGCGCTGCGCCGGGCGCTGCGCCGGGCCGCCGACGCAGCCCGCGAGGCCGTCGCCCACCCGGTCGAGGGCACCGTGCTCACCGTCGCGTCGGCCGCCGCCGACGCCGCCGACGGAGCCGAGGGCGACTGCGGGACCGTCGTCGTGGCCGCCTACGAGGGAGCGCGCGCCGCCCTGGCCGTCACCCCCCGGCAGCTGGCCGTGCTCGGCCGCGCCGGGGTCGTGGACGCGGGCGGGCGGGGCCTGGTGACCGTGCTGGCCTCGCTGGTGGAGGCGGTCACCGGGGAGGCGGTGCCCGAGCGGACCCATGACGGGTCCGCCGGGGCCGACGTCTGCCCGGACGTCCCGGAGCACGCGGGGGAGGGCGGGCCCGCCTACGAGGTCATCTACCTGCTGGAGGCCGGTGACGCGGCCGTGGCCCGGCTCCGGGAGCGGCTCGACGCCCTCGGTGACTCCCTGGTCGTGGTCGGCGGCGACGGGCTGTGGAACGTCCATGTGCACGTCGACGACGCCGGTGCCGCCGTGGAGGCGGGGGTCGAGGCCGGGCGGCCGTACCGGATCAGGATCACCCACTTCGCCCTCGACGACGTGCACACGGGCGGGGAGCGGCCGCCGCGCGAGCCGGTGCAGCGGGCCGTCGTCGCCGTGGTGCCCGGCGAGGGGCTGGCCGGGCTCTACGCGGAGGCCGGCGCCACCACCGTCCTCGCCCGCCCCGGTGAGCCGCCCGCCAGCGGCGAGCTGGCCCAGGCCCTCCGGCGCGCGCACGCCCGCGAGGTCGTCCTGCTGCCCAACGACGCCGAGCTGCGCCACACCGCCGCGGCTGCCGCCGAGCAGGTACGCGCCGAGGGCGTCCGGGTCGCCCTGATCCCGACCCGCTCGGCGGTCCAGGGCATCGCCGCGCTCGCCGTGCACGAACCGGAGCGCCGGTTCGACGAGGACGTGGTCCAGATGACCTCGGCCGCCGGAGCCACCCGGTACGCCGAGCTGCTCGTCGCCGAGCACCGGTCGTGGACCACGGCCGGGATCTGCCAGGCCGGGGACGTGCTCGGGCTGATCGACGGCGACGTGGCCGTGATCGGCCCCGACCTCACCGGCACCGCCGAGACCGTCCTCGACCGCATGCTCCAGGCGGGCGGCGAGCTGGTCACCCTGGTCGTCGGCGACGACGCCCCCGAAGCCGTCGCCGACCGCCTCGAAGCCCGCGTCCGCGAGTCCTACCTTGCCGTCGACACCGTGGTCTACCGGGGCGGCCGGCAGGGCGCGCCGCTGCTCATCGGCGTGGAGTGA